The following are encoded in a window of Sphingobium sp. AP49 genomic DNA:
- a CDS encoding ribonucleotide-diphosphate reductase subunit beta, producing the protein MPLLQASKVYKPFEYPWAYEFWKRQQQLHWLPEEVPLGEDCRDWAQKLSDHERNLLTQIFRFFTQADVEVQDCYHEKYGRVFKPTEIKMMLTAFSNMETVHIAAYSHLLDTIGMPESEYSAFLQYKEMKDKHDYLATFGVDSDEDIARTLAMFGGFTEGLQLFASFAMLMNFPRFNKMKGMGQIVTWSVRDETLHCEGIIKLFHAFCAERQCLTPAVKDDIMDMCQKTVRIEDAFVDLVFEMGPVPGMTPKDIKKYVRYIADWRLGQLGLKPIYMIDEHPLPWLTPLLNGVEHANFFETRATEYSKGATRGQWNDVWDAFDRRKKLKGSEAANADESDPDMFKAAGIAAE; encoded by the coding sequence ATGCCCCTTCTTCAAGCCTCCAAGGTCTACAAGCCCTTTGAATATCCCTGGGCCTATGAATTCTGGAAGCGTCAGCAGCAGCTCCACTGGCTGCCCGAGGAAGTGCCTCTGGGCGAGGATTGCCGCGACTGGGCGCAGAAGCTGTCCGACCATGAGCGCAATCTGCTGACCCAGATTTTCCGCTTCTTCACCCAGGCCGACGTGGAAGTGCAGGATTGCTACCACGAAAAATATGGCCGCGTGTTCAAGCCGACCGAGATCAAGATGATGCTGACCGCGTTCAGCAACATGGAAACGGTCCATATCGCCGCCTACAGCCATCTGCTCGACACGATCGGCATGCCCGAAAGCGAATATTCGGCCTTCCTCCAATATAAGGAGATGAAGGACAAGCATGACTATCTGGCGACCTTCGGCGTCGACAGCGACGAGGATATTGCCCGCACCCTCGCCATGTTCGGCGGCTTTACCGAAGGGCTGCAGCTTTTCGCCTCCTTCGCCATGCTGATGAACTTCCCGCGCTTCAACAAGATGAAGGGCATGGGCCAGATCGTCACCTGGTCGGTCCGCGACGAGACGCTGCATTGCGAGGGCATCATCAAGCTGTTCCACGCCTTCTGCGCCGAACGCCAGTGCCTGACCCCGGCGGTCAAGGACGACATCATGGACATGTGCCAGAAGACCGTCCGGATCGAGGATGCGTTCGTCGACCTCGTCTTCGAAATGGGGCCGGTGCCCGGTATGACGCCCAAGGACATCAAGAAATATGTCCGCTACATCGCCGACTGGCGCCTGGGCCAGCTGGGCCTCAAGCCCATCTACATGATCGATGAGCATCCGCTGCCCTGGCTGACCCCGCTGCTGAACGGCGTGGAGCATGCCAATTTCTTCGAAACCCGCGCCACCGAATATAGCAAGGGCGCGACCCGTGGTCAGTGGAACGACGTCTGGGACGCGTTCGATCGCCGCAAGAAGCTCAAGGGCAGCGAAGCGGCCAATGCCGACGAAAGCGACCCGGACATGTTCAAGGCCGCCGGCATCGCGGCGGAATAA
- a CDS encoding glycine zipper 2TM domain-containing protein: protein MRRFAKSMIAALSLGAMALTAMPATAQPGQGRPGGPSSSHGGPGGPGAQRPPSHGGPGPGRGNAQRPPQGGGPGAQRPPQPGRPGAGRPPQPGRPGNGRPPQYGQPGNHRPPPPPHGGYRRPGPPVYGYDWNRPDPRYGDRYRPDRYYRGGYAPIRVDRNMRIYRGYDDRYYCRRSDGTTGLIIGGAIGALIGGQLDRGYSNTAGILIGGGAGALLGREIDRGSLSCR, encoded by the coding sequence ATGCGTCGCTTTGCCAAGAGCATGATTGCCGCGCTTTCATTGGGCGCCATGGCGTTGACCGCCATGCCCGCCACCGCCCAGCCAGGCCAGGGCCGGCCCGGCGGCCCTTCGTCGAGCCATGGCGGCCCCGGTGGTCCGGGTGCGCAGCGTCCGCCCAGCCATGGCGGCCCCGGTCCTGGCCGCGGCAATGCCCAGCGGCCACCCCAGGGCGGTGGACCCGGTGCGCAGCGTCCGCCGCAACCCGGCCGGCCGGGGGCAGGCCGCCCGCCCCAGCCGGGGCGTCCCGGCAATGGTCGTCCGCCCCAATATGGACAACCCGGCAACCATCGTCCGCCGCCGCCACCCCATGGCGGCTATCGTCGTCCTGGTCCGCCGGTCTATGGCTATGACTGGAATCGTCCGGACCCGCGCTATGGTGATCGCTATCGTCCCGATCGCTATTATCGCGGCGGCTATGCGCCGATCCGGGTCGACCGCAACATGCGCATCTATCGCGGCTATGACGACCGCTATTATTGCCGCCGTTCGGACGGCACCACGGGCCTCATCATCGGCGGCGCGATCGGCGCGCTGATCGGCGGCCAGCTCGATCGCGGCTATTCCAACACGGCGGGCATATTGATCGGCGGCGGCGCCGGCGCACTGCTCGGCCGCGAGATCGACCGCGGCAGCCTCAGCTGCCGCTAG
- a CDS encoding thermonuclease family protein codes for MARRPDRFTPDRIDTLWRREAARAGQARFRRPAPQRSGFSGKTLALVLALGMMIGWQAPDWWARLAPGVAMPTTSTSVHQSGASADRLSADFGYCHSGGGTNCVVDGDTFWFRDEKYRIADIDTPETHGPRCPEEGALGARATSRLQQLMNAGPFSLEIEGRATDRYGRALRIVTRDGRSIGQQLVDEGLARPWDGRRHPWC; via the coding sequence ATGGCCAGACGTCCCGACCGATTCACCCCTGACCGCATCGACACGCTCTGGCGCCGGGAAGCAGCGCGCGCCGGGCAGGCGCGCTTTCGTCGCCCAGCGCCCCAACGCAGCGGTTTCAGCGGCAAGACCCTCGCGCTGGTGCTGGCGTTGGGGATGATGATCGGCTGGCAGGCGCCCGACTGGTGGGCGCGACTGGCGCCCGGGGTCGCCATGCCGACGACATCGACGAGCGTTCACCAATCGGGCGCCAGCGCCGACCGGCTGTCGGCCGATTTCGGCTATTGCCACAGCGGCGGCGGGACCAATTGCGTCGTCGATGGCGACACCTTCTGGTTCCGGGACGAGAAATACCGGATCGCCGACATCGACACGCCCGAAACCCATGGGCCGCGCTGTCCGGAGGAAGGGGCACTGGGTGCACGGGCGACCAGTCGGTTGCAGCAGTTGATGAATGCCGGCCCCTTCTCGCTGGAGATAGAGGGACGGGCGACCGACCGTTATGGCCGCGCGCTGCGAATCGTGACGCGCGACGGTCGGTCGATCGGCCAGCAACTGGTCGATGAAGGACTGGCCCGACCCTGGGATGGGCGCCGCCACCCCTGGTGCTGA
- a CDS encoding globin: MNAAAPPSPYHRIGGEPVVRAIANRFYDLLESDPAYAELRALHAADLSVVRHGLARFLCGWLGGPRDWFQRGICIMSLHRSFPITPQLADQWATAAACAIAMQEDLDTDIADAMAEALGHMARGMINFGLAPVRGQAG, encoded by the coding sequence ATGAATGCCGCCGCGCCGCCCAGCCCCTATCATCGCATCGGCGGCGAACCGGTCGTGCGTGCCATCGCGAACCGCTTCTATGATCTGCTGGAAAGCGACCCGGCCTATGCCGAGCTACGCGCGCTCCATGCCGCCGACCTTTCCGTCGTGCGCCATGGTCTCGCCCGCTTCCTGTGCGGCTGGCTTGGCGGCCCGCGCGACTGGTTTCAGCGCGGCATCTGCATCATGTCGCTACACCGCAGCTTTCCGATCACGCCCCAACTGGCCGATCAATGGGCGACGGCAGCGGCCTGCGCGATCGCCATGCAGGAGGATCTCGATACCGACATTGCCGACGCCATGGCCGAAGCACTCGGGCACATGGCGCGCGGCATGATCAATTTCGGTCTCGCGCCCGTCAGGGGGCAGGCCGGCTAG
- a CDS encoding RidA family protein codes for MSRQLISSGSPFEAQVGYSRAVVQGDWCFVAGTTGTDPETKIMPDSVVDQGVNALKVIGKALEDAGFSFADVVRVTYYITDPAYWDDLGKATAPIFGEIRPAASCVVAGLIKPEMKIEIEVTAFKG; via the coding sequence ATGTCCCGCCAGCTCATTTCCTCCGGCTCGCCCTTCGAGGCGCAGGTCGGCTATTCGCGCGCCGTCGTCCAGGGCGACTGGTGCTTCGTCGCCGGCACCACCGGCACCGATCCTGAAACCAAGATCATGCCCGACAGCGTGGTCGATCAGGGCGTCAACGCGCTCAAGGTGATCGGCAAGGCGCTCGAAGACGCCGGCTTCTCCTTTGCCGATGTCGTGCGCGTCACCTATTATATCACCGACCCTGCCTATTGGGACGATCTGGGCAAGGCCACTGCGCCCATCTTTGGCGAAATCCGCCCGGCCGCCAGCTGCGTCGTCGCTGGCCTGATCAAGCCGGAGATGAAGATCGAAATCGAAGTCACCGCCTTCAAAGGGTAA
- a CDS encoding ArsC family reductase, whose protein sequence is MITMYGIKNCDTIKKARNWLDNERVAYSFHDYKVAGVDKAKLEEWVMEHGWETILNRSGTTFKALDAGDKAHIDADKAILLMITNPSMIKRPILDTGKGTIVGFKATTYENALKGVMA, encoded by the coding sequence ATGATTACCATGTACGGCATCAAGAATTGCGACACGATCAAGAAGGCCCGCAACTGGCTGGATAATGAGCGCGTCGCCTACAGCTTCCACGACTATAAGGTCGCGGGCGTCGACAAGGCGAAGCTCGAAGAATGGGTGATGGAGCATGGCTGGGAAACCATCCTCAACCGTTCCGGCACCACCTTCAAGGCGCTCGACGCCGGCGACAAGGCGCATATCGACGCGGACAAGGCGATCCTGCTGATGATCACCAACCCCTCGATGATCAAGCGCCCGATCCTCGACACCGGCAAGGGCACGATCGTCGGCTTCAAGGCGACGACCTATGAAAACGCGCTGAAAGGCGTGATGGCGTGA
- a CDS encoding glycerophosphodiester phosphodiesterase, which translates to MGLLPLSAVRAADPLIIAHRGASGERPEHTLASYERAIDQGADYIEPDLVLTKDGVLVARHENEIGGTTDVADHPEFADRKTTKTIDGIAMTGWFTEDFTLAELRTLRARERLPDLRPANVRFNDLYLIPTFEEILKLVRAKEAEQHRRIGLYPETKHPSYFAGIGLPHQQALLDLLGKYGYTNADDPVFIQSFEVGNLKALHEATRLRLIQLVDAEGGPADEPGTTYADMMSVSGLEAIAGYATGLGPSAAMVLAPEGATALVGRAHDAGLQVHIWTLRMENSFLPDQYKRPDDPQGRGDFAGYVQAIAATGVDGIFSDFPKQARDALGGTKP; encoded by the coding sequence ATGGGCCTGCTTCCCCTTTCCGCCGTCCGGGCCGCCGACCCGCTGATCATCGCGCATCGCGGTGCCAGTGGCGAGCGGCCCGAACATACGCTCGCCAGCTATGAGCGGGCGATCGACCAGGGCGCCGACTATATCGAGCCGGACCTGGTCCTGACCAAGGATGGCGTGCTGGTCGCCCGGCACGAAAATGAGATTGGCGGCACCACCGACGTCGCCGACCATCCCGAATTTGCCGATCGCAAGACGACCAAGACGATCGACGGCATCGCAATGACCGGCTGGTTCACCGAGGATTTCACCCTCGCCGAACTGCGCACGCTGCGGGCGCGCGAGCGCCTGCCCGATCTGCGCCCGGCCAATGTTCGCTTCAACGACCTTTATCTCATCCCGACCTTCGAGGAGATATTGAAGCTGGTCCGCGCCAAGGAAGCGGAGCAGCATCGCCGCATCGGCCTCTATCCCGAAACCAAGCATCCCAGCTATTTCGCCGGCATCGGCCTGCCGCACCAGCAGGCGCTGCTCGATCTGCTCGGCAAATATGGCTATACCAATGCCGACGACCCGGTGTTCATCCAGTCGTTCGAGGTCGGCAATCTGAAGGCCCTGCATGAAGCTACCCGGCTGCGCCTCATCCAGCTTGTCGATGCCGAGGGCGGCCCTGCCGACGAGCCCGGCACGACCTATGCCGACATGATGAGCGTCTCCGGGCTGGAGGCGATTGCCGGCTATGCCACCGGCCTCGGCCCGTCCGCCGCCATGGTGCTGGCCCCCGAAGGGGCGACCGCGCTGGTTGGCCGTGCCCATGATGCCGGACTTCAGGTCCATATCTGGACGCTGCGGATGGAAAACAGCTTCCTGCCCGATCAGTATAAGCGGCCGGACGATCCGCAGGGCCGGGGCGATTTTGCCGGCTATGTCCAGGCGATCGCCGCGACGGGTGTCGATGGCATTTTCAGCGACTTTCCCAAGCAGGCGCGTGATGCCTTGGGCGGCACGAAGCCCTGA
- a CDS encoding Rrf2 family transcriptional regulator has product MLSQKTRYAIRALQHLADRYRQGPVPLNEIATRQNIPAKFLTVILSELSREGLVATQRGRDGGYWLALAPVDISYGDIVRLTRGSLALTPCASRFAHESCTNCLPESECRLHRVMLRVRDETAKVLDSISLAEPFAAEGLG; this is encoded by the coding sequence ATGTTGTCCCAGAAGACCCGTTACGCCATCCGCGCGCTCCAGCATCTTGCCGACCGCTATCGCCAGGGGCCTGTGCCTCTCAACGAGATTGCGACGCGCCAGAATATCCCGGCGAAATTCCTGACGGTGATTCTGTCGGAACTGTCGCGCGAAGGGCTGGTCGCGACCCAGCGCGGCCGCGACGGCGGCTATTGGCTGGCCCTGGCGCCGGTCGATATCAGCTATGGCGATATCGTTCGTCTTACCCGGGGGTCGCTGGCGCTCACGCCCTGCGCCAGCCGTTTTGCCCATGAAAGCTGCACCAACTGCCTGCCCGAAAGCGAATGTCGCCTGCACCGGGTGATGCTGCGCGTCCGCGACGAAACCGCCAAGGTACTCGACAGCATCAGCCTGGCCGAACCCTTCGCGGCCGAAGGGTTGGGGTAG
- a CDS encoding methyltransferase domain-containing protein, with protein sequence MATSPMLLLEAAPMNDGIEENIIAIYDRHGRTWAGLRGDRPTEGAWLDRFCRLLSPGATVLDIGCGSGVPIARALARRGFDVTGIDGSATMLTLFRENMPDTPALCADMRQLALDKRFGGLIAWDSFFHLSPKEQRSLFARFAAHAEPGAPLMFTSGPKEGSAIGELEGEPLYHGSLSPEEYRMRLDATGFAIVDHVAEDQSCGGRTIWLAQKRG encoded by the coding sequence ATGGCAACTAGTCCTATGCTGTTGCTGGAGGCGGCCCCCATGAATGACGGCATCGAAGAAAATATCATCGCCATCTATGACCGGCACGGGCGGACGTGGGCCGGCCTGCGAGGCGATCGGCCGACGGAAGGTGCTTGGCTGGATCGATTCTGTCGCTTGCTCTCCCCCGGCGCCACGGTGCTGGACATAGGATGTGGGTCAGGCGTGCCGATCGCGCGCGCACTGGCGCGGCGCGGCTTTGACGTTACCGGCATCGATGGCAGTGCGACCATGCTGACGCTGTTCCGCGAGAATATGCCCGATACGCCGGCGCTGTGCGCGGACATGCGCCAACTGGCCCTGGACAAGCGGTTCGGTGGGCTGATCGCCTGGGACAGCTTCTTCCACCTGTCGCCCAAGGAGCAGCGCAGCCTGTTCGCCCGCTTTGCCGCGCATGCCGAGCCGGGAGCGCCGCTGATGTTCACCAGCGGTCCGAAGGAGGGCAGCGCGATCGGTGAACTGGAAGGCGAACCGCTCTATCATGGCAGCCTGTCGCCTGAAGAATATCGGATGCGGCTTGATGCTACCGGCTTTGCAATCGTCGATCATGTCGCTGAAGACCAAAGTTGCGGCGGCCGCACCATCTGGCTCGCCCAAAAGCGGGGCTGA
- a CDS encoding MBL fold metallo-hydrolase: protein MTTPPLKAVLIPVTPLQQNCTLFWCTETMRGAFVDPGGDLPVLKKAAEQHGVTIEKILVTHGHIDHCGQAGVLARDLDVPIEGPHEEDRFWIDRLPQDGERWGIPGESFEPDRWLVDGDQVTVGNLTFDVYHCPGHTPGHVVFHHAPSQLAIVGDVLFKGSIGRTDFPRGNHQHLIDAITGKLWPLGGQTAFVPGHGEMSNFAYERRTNPFVADSVLG from the coding sequence ATGACCACGCCGCCGCTCAAAGCCGTCCTGATCCCCGTCACCCCGTTGCAGCAGAACTGCACCCTCTTCTGGTGCACGGAAACGATGCGCGGCGCCTTTGTCGATCCGGGCGGCGACCTGCCGGTGCTGAAGAAGGCGGCGGAGCAGCATGGCGTCACGATTGAGAAGATCCTCGTCACCCACGGCCATATCGACCATTGCGGACAGGCCGGCGTGCTGGCCCGCGACCTCGATGTCCCGATCGAGGGGCCGCATGAGGAGGATCGTTTCTGGATCGACCGGCTGCCGCAGGATGGCGAGCGCTGGGGCATTCCGGGCGAAAGTTTCGAGCCGGACCGCTGGCTGGTCGATGGCGATCAGGTGACGGTCGGCAATCTGACCTTCGACGTCTATCATTGCCCGGGCCACACGCCGGGCCATGTCGTCTTCCACCATGCGCCGAGCCAGCTCGCGATCGTGGGTGACGTCTTGTTCAAGGGGTCGATCGGCCGCACCGACTTCCCGCGCGGCAATCATCAGCATCTGATCGATGCGATCACCGGCAAGCTCTGGCCGCTGGGCGGGCAGACCGCCTTCGTCCCCGGCCATGGCGAGATGAGCAATTTCGCCTATGAGCGGCGGACCAATCCTTTCGTCGCGGATTCGGTGCTCGGTTAG
- a CDS encoding MAPEG family protein, whose product MLLPITLTLAAACAFINFWLAVRCARIRVGAKLLHGDSGNMLLARRMRAHANFIEYTPIILILFGLIEMAIGAPLWLWIGAMIYALARIAHGFGMDADKPTVWRAGGALLTWIVMIGLAIAALYVAYSATRAIPAPPTMARV is encoded by the coding sequence ATGTTGTTGCCGATCACGCTTACGCTGGCTGCGGCCTGTGCATTCATCAATTTCTGGCTGGCGGTCCGCTGCGCCCGAATCCGGGTGGGTGCGAAGCTTTTGCACGGCGACTCGGGAAACATGCTGCTGGCCCGGCGTATGCGGGCGCACGCCAATTTCATCGAATATACGCCGATCATCCTGATTCTCTTCGGCCTCATCGAAATGGCGATCGGCGCGCCGCTATGGCTGTGGATCGGGGCGATGATCTATGCGCTGGCGCGAATCGCCCATGGCTTTGGCATGGACGCGGACAAGCCGACGGTCTGGCGCGCGGGCGGCGCGCTGCTCACCTGGATCGTGATGATCGGCTTGGCGATCGCCGCCCTCTATGTCGCCTATAGCGCGACACGGGCCATCCCAGCGCCGCCAACGATGGCGCGCGTCTAA
- the rpmF gene encoding 50S ribosomal protein L32, translating to MAVPKRKTSPSKRGMRRSHDSLRVEAFQECSNCGELKRPHNLCDACGHYNGREVVAVGA from the coding sequence ATGGCTGTCCCCAAAAGGAAAACATCCCCGTCCAAGCGTGGCATGCGTCGCAGCCACGATTCGCTGCGCGTCGAAGCATTCCAGGAATGCTCGAACTGCGGTGAACTGAAGCGTCCGCATAACCTGTGCGACGCCTGCGGCCATTATAACGGCCGTGAAGTCGTCGCCGTCGGGGCGTAA